The following are encoded together in the Aciduricibacillus chroicocephali genome:
- a CDS encoding HAMP domain-containing methyl-accepting chemotaxis protein, producing MRNFEVGKKLVSLIVISGLLLLIIGGIGYAYMRSMANDTEAMYKDQLLKINTLAKIKSNDLIMDSYMLETMLSDDKAFRESKQKQIEELIQTNISMERPELFSEESVSSEEYGEIVGGFSELRQHSLDLASEGKSKEAYDFYVNSVKPQRELLSDSANKLADYQEKRAEKLNEENNKKFGQATFFFVTIIIAGILILLAFGIFVTRMITVPLQEIGSLMKKAEKGDLTGVATYHSKDELGQLSSSYNYMMESLRETIACVHQSADMVVAASEQMRASSEQSTEASTHIASTIQELTVGSERQLRSVEESTDAVERISEYANNINSNTASVSTNANDTARISAEGKVAIDKMIKQMNEINDNVSGLNNIVQALSRRSAEIGTINDAITAIADQTNLLALNAAIEAARAGEQGKGFAVVADEVRKLAEQSVHSADQIAALIATIQSDTEETLDSMAKTSEGVLIGIEVARTAGESFHNIEKAIYGVTSQIEDVASAIEQLTNGTQQVANSIMNVKDVAEGTAASSQTVSAGTEEQLASIEEIEASSSNLANISEELQNAVSRFRTV from the coding sequence ATGCGTAATTTTGAGGTAGGTAAGAAACTGGTTTCCCTTATCGTCATTTCGGGTTTACTGCTTCTTATAATAGGCGGAATTGGATACGCTTACATGCGTTCTATGGCCAATGATACAGAAGCTATGTACAAAGATCAGCTTCTTAAAATCAACACCCTGGCTAAAATAAAAAGCAACGACCTCATCATGGACTCTTACATGCTTGAGACCATGCTCAGCGATGATAAAGCATTCAGAGAAAGCAAACAGAAGCAAATTGAAGAATTGATTCAGACTAATATTAGTATGGAAAGACCAGAACTATTTTCCGAGGAATCTGTCAGCAGTGAAGAATACGGGGAAATTGTCGGCGGTTTTTCCGAACTGAGACAGCACTCACTTGACCTAGCTTCAGAAGGAAAAAGCAAAGAGGCCTATGATTTCTATGTGAACAGTGTAAAGCCGCAGCGTGAATTACTTAGTGATTCCGCTAATAAACTCGCTGACTACCAAGAGAAGCGTGCAGAAAAACTAAATGAAGAGAACAATAAAAAATTCGGACAAGCGACCTTCTTCTTCGTCACAATCATTATTGCAGGCATTCTAATACTTTTAGCATTTGGAATATTTGTCACACGCATGATCACTGTCCCACTTCAAGAAATCGGTTCTCTTATGAAGAAAGCTGAAAAAGGAGACCTGACAGGCGTAGCAACTTATCATTCAAAAGACGAACTTGGTCAGCTTTCAAGTTCTTATAACTATATGATGGAAAGCTTACGTGAAACGATTGCCTGTGTTCATCAGAGCGCTGACATGGTTGTCGCCGCTTCGGAACAAATGAGAGCAAGTTCGGAACAAAGCACGGAAGCAAGCACACATATCGCTTCAACAATCCAGGAACTTACAGTTGGCTCTGAGCGCCAGCTGCGCAGTGTTGAGGAAAGCACGGATGCTGTAGAGAGAATTTCCGAATATGCAAACAACATTAATAGCAATACTGCTTCTGTATCTACTAACGCTAATGATACAGCGCGCATATCGGCTGAAGGAAAAGTTGCTATCGACAAGATGATCAAACAAATGAATGAAATTAACGATAACGTATCCGGCCTTAATAACATTGTCCAAGCTCTAAGCAGACGCTCTGCCGAAATCGGCACGATCAACGATGCGATTACAGCGATTGCCGATCAGACGAACCTGCTTGCATTAAATGCTGCAATTGAAGCAGCAAGAGCCGGTGAACAAGGAAAAGGCTTTGCTGTCGTAGCGGATGAGGTACGAAAGCTTGCTGAACAGTCCGTTCACTCTGCAGACCAGATTGCAGCCTTGATTGCAACAATCCAAAGCGACACTGAAGAAACGCTCGATTCCATGGCAAAGACTTCAGAAGGTGTTCTCATCGGAATTGAAGTCGCAAGAACAGCTGGAGAATCATTCCACAATATCGAGAAAGCGATCTACGGCGTAACAAGCCAGATTGAAGATGTGGCATCGGCCATTGAGCAATTGACGAATGGCACGCAACAAGTCGCCAACTCAATTATGAATGTGAAAGATGTAGCAGAAGGAACAGCTGCCAGCAGCCAGACAGTTTCTGCAGGTACTGAAGAGCAGCTCGCTTCCATTGAAGAAATCGAAGCATCCTCAAGCAATCTTGCCAATATATCAGAGGAACTCCAAAA